In the Mya arenaria isolate MELC-2E11 chromosome 11, ASM2691426v1 genome, one interval contains:
- the LOC128209495 gene encoding ATP-dependent DNA helicase PIF1-like has protein sequence MITIGNVLSNFPGTIFEFQSTDTGRAKDLAKLTAPWLLWIKKSCPVILLRNLSKTLVNGLSGYVCEVDDSEPVINFPSVNLVTRISKVKFTVYSQELNKDIAVREQYPLKLGFGITIRKAQGMTLNKDIAVREQHTLKLGFGITIRKAQGMTLTRFGITIHKAQGMTLTRFGITIHKAQGMTLTRFGITIH, from the exons ATGATTACAATAGGAAATGTCTTAAGCAATTTTCCCGGAACAATATTTGAGTTTCAGTCAACTGACACTGGAAGAGCAAAAGATCTTGCCAAACTTACTGCTCCTTGGCTATTATGGATAAAGAAAAGCTGCCCAGTTATACTTCTGAGGAATTTGTCTAAGACTCTTGTCAATGGACTGAGTGGTTACGTTTGTGAAGTAGATGATTCTGAACCAGTTATAAATTTTCCATCAGTGAACCTGGTAACAAGGATATCGAAGGTCAAATTTACAG TTTATAGCCAGGAGCTGAATAAAGACATAGCTGTAAGGGAGCAATATCCTTTGAAGCTTGGATTTGGCATCACCATCCGTAAGGCACAAGGGATGACATTGAATAAAGACATAGCTGTAAGGGAGCAACATACTCTGAAGCTTGGATTTGGCATCACCATCCGTAAGGCACAAGGGATGACATTGACCAGGTTTGGCATCACCATCCATAAGGCACAAGGAATGACATTGACCAGGTTTGGCATCACCATCCATAAGGCACAAGGGATGACATTGACCAGGTTTGGCATCACCATCCATTAG